ACACGAGGTTGAAAGCGTTCCCCGTGAAGAATGGGTGGAAGTAGCTGGTACGCATGAGGCAATCATTGATTATGAAACCTTTGATAAGGTACAGGCCCTTTTACAGCGGGATACCCGTACTTCTCCAAAAGGCCGGGAAGTCCACCTGTTCAGCGGTTTTTTGAAATGTGCTGACTGCGGGCGGGCAATTACCCGGAGCGTAGGCAACAACAATAATGTGTACTATGCCTGCTCCACCTACAAGAACCGCTCCCGGACAGCCTGCACAATGCACTCAATCAAGCATAACCGTCTGGAGGCTGCTGTCCTCTTTGCGGTACAACAGCAAATCCATCTGGCTGTTTCATACTCGGAAATGATTGCCCGCATTAACACCGCCCCGGTCAAAAAGAGCCAGTCCATCCGTTTGGAAGAACTGATTGCTGCGAAAGAGCGGGAACTGGCAAAAATCAGCCGCTACAAGCAGTCCCTCTATCAAGACTGGAAAGACGGGGAAATTACCCAGCAGGACTACCGGGATATGAAGGCCGATTATGAGCGACAGACCATCACTCTTACGGATGTACTGGCCCGGCTGAACGCTGAACGGTCAGAACTGGCAAACGGTGTAAAGAGTGAACATCCCGCATTGGTGGCCTTTACAAAGCATCAAAATATCGACCAGCTTTCCCGGGAACTTCTCGTTGAGCTGATCGACCATATCAAGATTTATGAGAATGGAAACATTAGTGTGAGATTTAAGTTTGCGGATGAATTTAGACGCATAGCAGAATACATTGAAATCAACACCACAAAACCCGCAGTAGCGGGCTAACCCCCGCTACATACCCCTTTGACAGTGTGTTTTCCTAATAGGAGTTAATCATATGCTACTTGCCAGACATTTGAGGGGAGATATAGATGCATATCCGCCATTTTTTTGGAAATAGGAGGGGGTATTTATGCTGGTATTAATTACTTATGATGTGAATACAGAGACGACAGCAGGAAAAACGCGGCTTAGAAAAGTTGCAAAGCAGTGTCAGAATTATGGTCAGAGAGTGCAGAATTCTGTTTTTGAATGTAATGTTGACGCGGCAAAATGCAGACAGATTAAGGCGATTTTAGAGGATATTATTGACCAGGAAAAAGACAGTTTACGATTTTATTATCTAGGAGATCGCTATAAAAATAAGGTAGAACATATTGGAATAAAACCAGGATTTGATGTGACAGAACCATTGCTATTGTAAAATCAGAAGTGATTTGTAGTGATACTGAAATCAGAAATTAAGTTTAAGGGAAAAGATATGGAAACAGGTGCGAGTGTGAAGCGCACATGAAAACGCTGGGGGATTCGCACCTGAAAAAGTGTACAAAATGCTGATTGATGTGCAGAAATATATGAAACAAAATTATATTTAAGCAAAACTTGACTAAAAAATCTGGTAAAAATGTTGAAAAATCAGAGTGGAATTTAGTCAAATTTGCAGTCACTCCCTTTGTGGGAGTGTGGATTGAAATTATTAAGAGAGCTGCAATAGCGACTAAGCTGGCAGTCACTCCCTTTGAGGGAGTGTGGATTGAAACCAACTTGCGCACTCGTGTAAAGTGCGACATTAATAAGTCACTCCCCTTTGAGGAGTGTGGATTGAAATCACACAAACACTGGAATGTAAGGTAGGGGGTGCTAAGTCACTCCCCCTTACGGGAGTGTAAATTGAAATTTGTACAGTTATACTATAGTAATCCCCAATTTTAGTTTCTGTGGCGCAACTTAATAACAGAACCAAAATAAAGTCTCAGAATACAGAATGAGTCATATAGATGTAAAGAAAGCACACCCGGATTATGTAATGAAAATCATCCGGCAATATATTGAAGGTGATTCAGTGGTCTCTGAGTTTATAATGCGAGCCCACCAGGGAGAATGGATTGGCATGAAGCTGAACCAAAAAAATTAAGATTTACCAGAGTGGATATTGACAAAGTAGTAGATGAAAAAATTGTAGAGCATGGTGGAGCTGTAAATGTAAACACTTTTGATACATTGTATGAGCACGGACTGATATGGCCAGTTTAAATATTTGCCATTAAGTGAAAATGTCAAAGCTTTCATTGGCTGTCAGTTACATAATAAAGGGAATTTAAAGTGACTTTAAAGGTTAGTGGTACTAGGGGTACAAGGAGAAAATGATATGAAACAGGAAGAACTGGCCGAATCTCTGATTCGTATGATTGATACTGGGGAGTATGGGCAGGATGGAAAATTTTTAAGTGAGCGCAGATTAATGGAAAAGTTTAAAACCGGGCGATCTACAGTGCGGGGAGCTTTACAGCTGCTTATTGGACAAGGCTATATTTATCAGGTTCATGGCAAGGGAACTTTTGTTAAAAGTGCGAATCCGTCAACATCTATCTATTCTATTACCAACAGCAATGAATCTATTGTGGAAGAAGGGATGACGCCAGAGTTGTCCGTAGTTTCTAAGGAGCTTATAAAAGCCGGGCGTAAGGTGGCTGGTGAACTTCACATTCACACTGGTGATCAGGTACTGAAACTGAAAATCCTGCGCAGCGCAAATGGAAAACCTGTTGATTATACAGTATCTTAATTCCCATGCTGCCGCTTTTTAAAGGCCTTGTTGGTTTTAATTTTACGGATGAGAGTATTACGGAGCATTTGCGCCACTGCTATCATATTATTCCTGCACAAACAGTTCACCATGTTCAGCCGGTTCTGCCCAGAGCAGATATCGCTGAACTTTTAGAAACGCCGCAGAATCTGCCAATTTTGCTTTTTGAATCTACTACCTGGGGGCGTATAGATGAACTGGTGTTTCCGGTAGAGTATTTTCAGTGTTACCATACAACAGAGCGATCACGTTTTACTTACATCCAGAATCATGGAATCTTTTGAAATTATACAGATTTCACAAAAAATTGAAAAATATTTAGTGCTTTTGCCAGTGGGCAAGTGGTTCGAGTTTTTCGGACCACTTTTTTAAATTGGTTCATAAATTGGTTGCCTTAGTGGCTTCTTTATAAAAATCTCCGGCTGAGCTTGGTATTTACGTCAATGGTTTCTTAGGGGCTGCATTGTTATAATTTCATTAACAAAAATAAAAAGGAGGACGGC
The window above is part of the Lachnoclostridium edouardi genome. Proteins encoded here:
- the cas2 gene encoding CRISPR-associated endonuclease Cas2; amino-acid sequence: MLVLITYDVNTETTAGKTRLRKVAKQCQNYGQRVQNSVFECNVDAAKCRQIKAILEDIIDQEKDSLRFYYLGDRYKNKVEHIGIKPGFDVTEPLLL
- a CDS encoding UTRA domain-containing protein, giving the protein MLPLFKGLVGFNFTDESITEHLRHCYHIIPAQTVHHVQPVLPRADIAELLETPQNLPILLFESTTWGRIDELVFPVEYFQCYHTTERSRFTYIQNHGIF
- a CDS encoding GntR family transcriptional regulator, with protein sequence MKQEELAESLIRMIDTGEYGQDGKFLSERRLMEKFKTGRSTVRGALQLLIGQGYIYQVHGKGTFVKSANPSTSIYSITNSNESIVEEGMTPELSVVSKELIKAGRKVAGELHIHTGDQVLKLKILRSANGKPVDYTVS